From the genome of Miscanthus floridulus cultivar M001 chromosome 10, ASM1932011v1, whole genome shotgun sequence, one region includes:
- the LOC136485410 gene encoding kafirin PSKR2-like — MAAKIFALLALLALSVSATTAFIIPQCSPATAAGYEHPVLRAYRLQQVLAASILQQPIAQLQQQSSAHLLVQTIVAQLQQQQFLPALSQLAVANPAAYLQQQQLLPANPLAAANAIEYLQQQQLQQFLPALRQLAVANPAAYLLRQQLLPFNQLAVANAAAYLQQQQPLPITQSAVATAAAYHQQQQLLPVNPLALANPLAAAFLQQQQLLPFNQMSLINPALSWQQPNVGGAIF; from the coding sequence ATGGCTGCCAAGATATTTGCCCTCCTTGCACTCCTTGCTCTTTCGGTCAGCGCTACAACTGCATTCATCATTCCGCAGTGCTCACCAGCTACTGCTGCGGGCTATGAACACCCAGTTCTGCGGGCCTATAGGCTACAACAGGTGCTCGCGGCGAGCATCTTACAACAACCAATTGCCCAATTGCAACAGCAATCCTCGGCTCACCTACTAGTACAGACCATCGTAGCGCAACTGCAACAGCAGCAGTTCCTGCCAGCGCTTAGTCAACTAGCTGTGGCAAACCCTGCTGCCTACTTGCAGCAGCAACAGCTGCTTCCTGCAAACCCACTGGCTGCGGCGAATGCCATTGAATACCTGCAACAACAACAGTTACAACAGTTTCTGCCAGCGCTCAGGCAACTAGCCGTGGCGAACCCTGCCGCCTACTTGCTACGGCAACAGCTGCTTCCATTCAACCAACTAGCTGTGGCGAACGCCGCTGCATACCTGCAACAGCAGCAGCCGCTTCCGATTACCCAGTCGGCTGTTGCAACCGCCGCTGCCTACCACCAGCAACAACAGCTGCTCCCAGTTAACCCATTGGCACTGGCTAACCCGTTGGCTGCCGCCTTCCTGCAGCAGCAACAATTGCTGCCATTCAACCAGATGTCTTTGATTAACCCTGCCTTGTCGTGGCAGCAACCCAACGTTGGAGGTGCCATCTTCTAG